One genomic region from Ammospiza caudacuta isolate bAmmCau1 chromosome 1, bAmmCau1.pri, whole genome shotgun sequence encodes:
- the COL1A2 gene encoding collagen alpha-2(I) chain, which produces MEPPAGRKGPRGDKGPQGERGPPGPPGRDGEDGLPGPPGPPGPPGLGGNFAAQYDPSKAADFGPGPMGLMGPRGPPGASGPPGPPGFQGLPGEPGEPGQTGPQGPRGPPGPPGKAGEDGHPGKPGRPGERGVAGPQGARGFPGTPGLPGFKGIRGHNGLDGQKGQPGTPGTKGEPGAPGENGTPGQPGARGLPGERGRVGAPGPAGARGSDGSAGPTGPAGPIGAAGPPGFPGAPGAKGEIGPAGNVGPTGPAGPRGEIGLPGSSGPVGPPGNPGANGLPGAKGAAGLPGVAGAPGLPGPRGILGPPGPAGPSGARGLVGEPGPAGAKGESGMKGEPGAAGPAGPPGPSGEEGKRGSPGEPGSAGPPGPAGLRGVPGSRGLPGADGRAGVMGPAGNRGASGPVGAKGPNGDAGRPGEPGLMGPRGLPGQPGSPGPAGKEGPVGFPGADGRVGPIGPAGNRGEPGNIGFPGPKGPTGEPGKPGDKGNVGLAGPRGAPGPEGNNGAQGPPGVTGNQGAKGETGPAGPPGFQGLPGPSGPAGEAGKPGERGLHGEFGVPGPAGPRGERGPPGESGAVGPAGPIGSRGPSGPPGPDGNKGEPGNVGAAGAPGPAGPGGIPGERGVAGVPGGKGEKGAPGLRGDTGATGRDGARGLPGAIGAPGPAGGAGDRGEGGPAGPAGPAGARGIPGERGEPGPVGPSGFAGPPGAAGQPGAKGERGPKGPKGETGPTGAIGPIGASGPPGPTGAAGPAGPRGDAGPPGMTGFPGAAGRVGPPGPAGITGPPGPPGPAGKDGPRGLRGDVGPVGRTGEQGIAGPPGFAGEKGPSGEAGAAGPPGTPGPQGILGAPGILGLPGSRGERGLPGISGATGEPGPLGVSGPPGARGPSGPVGSPGPNGAPGEAGRDGNPGNDGPPGRDGAPGFKGERGAPGNPGPSGALGAPGPHGQVGPSGKPGNRGEPGPAGAVGPAGAFGPRGLAGPQGPRGEKGVPGDKGPRGLPGLKGHNGLQGLPGLAGQHGDQGPPGNIGPAGPRGPPGPSGPPGKDGRNGLPGPIGPAGVRGSHGHQGPAGPPGPPGPPGPPGPNGGGYEVGFDAEYYRADQPSLRPKDYEVDATLKTLNNQIETLLTPEGSKKNPARTCRDLRLSHPEWSSGFYWIDPNQGCTADAIRAYCDFSTGETCIYANPDNIPAKNWYINKNPKDKKQHIWFGETINGGSQFEYNSEGVTSKDMATQLAFMRLLANHASQNITYHCKNSIAYMDAETGNLKKAVVLQGSNDVELRAEGNSRFTFSVLEDGCSRKNNEWGKTIIEYRTNKPSRLPILDIAPLDIGGADQEFGLDIGPVCFK; this is translated from the exons ATGGAG CCACCTGCCGGGCGCAAG GGCCCTAGAGGAGACAAAGGGCCACAGGGAGAAAGG GGTCCCCCAGGTCCACCAGGCAGGGATGGTGAAGATGGTCTACCAGGTCCTCCAGGGCCCCCTGGTCCTCCAGGTCTTGGCGGA AACTTTGCTGCCCAGTATGATCCATCTAAAGCAGCAGATTTTGGCCCAGGACCTATG GGTTTAATGGGACCCAGAGGCCCACCTGGAGCATCTGGACCCCCT GGTCCTCCTGGTTTCCAAGGTCTTCCTGGTGAGCCTGGTGAACCTGGTCAAACA GGTCCCCAGGGTCCTCGTGGTCCCCCTGGTCCTCCAGGAAAGGCTGGTGAAGAT GGTCACCCTGGCAAACCTGGAAGACCTGGTGAGAGGGGTGTTGCTGGCCCTCAG GGTGCTCGTGGATTCCCTGGAACTCCTGGTCTGCCTGGCTTTAAGGGAATTAGG GGACACAATGGTCTGGATGGTCAAAAGGGACAACCTGGTACTCCTGGCACTAAG GGAGAGCCTGGTGCCCCTGGTGAAAATGGTACCCCAGGACAACCT gGTGCTCGTGGTCTCCCTGGTGAGAGAGGAAGAGTAGGTGCCCCTGGACCAGCT GGGGCTCGTGGAAGTGATGGCAGCGCTGGCCCCACTGGACCTGCT GGCCCTATTGGTGCTGCTGGTCCTCCAGGCTTCCCAGGTGCTCCTGGTGCTAAG GGTGAAATTGGACCTGCTGGCAATGTTGGTCCTACTGGTCCTGCTGGCCCAAGAGGAGAGATTGGACTTCCTGGTTCTAGTGGTCCTGTTGGCCCTCCA GGCAACCCTGGTGCTAATGGTCTTCCAGGGGCTAAGGGTGCAGCT GGTCTTCCTGGTGTTGCTGGTGCTCCTGGTCTGCCTGGTCCCCGTGGTATTCTTGgtcctcctggccctgctggtcCTAGTGGTGCTAGAGGACTTGTT GGTGAACCAGGCCCCGCTGGTGCCAAGGGAGAAAGTGGAATGAAGGGTGAGCCT GGTGCTGCTGGACCTGCTGGCCCTCCTGGCCCCAGTGGTGAGGAAGGCAAGAGAGGCAGCCCTGGTGAACCTGGCTCTGCTGgtcccccaggccctgctggtCTGAGA GGTGTACCTGGATCTCGTGGGCTCCCTGGAGCTGATGGCAGAGCTGGTGTCATG GGACCTGCTGGTAACCGTGGTGCTAGTGGTCCTGTTGGTGCTAAGGGTCCTAATGGTGATGCTGGCCGTCCTGGTGAGCCTGGTCTTATGGGTCCAAGA GGTCTCCCAGGTCAGCCTGGaagcccaggccctgctggcaAGGAAGGTCCTGTT gGTTTCCCTGGAGCAGATGGTAGAGTTGGGCCAATTGGTCCAGCTGGTAATAGAGGTGAGCCTGGTAACATTGGATTCCCTGGACCAAAAGGTCCCACT GGTGAACCTGGCAAACCTGGTGATAAAGGCAATGTTGGTCTTGCTGGCCCACGG GGTGCTCCTGGTCCAGAGGGAAACAACGGTGCTCAAGGTCCTCCTGGAGTCACT GGCAACCAAGGTGCAAAGGGTGAAACCGGTCctgctggccctcctggcttCCAG GGTCTGCCAGGTCCCTCGGGTCCTGCTGGGGAGGCTGGTAAACCAGGCGAGAGG GGTCTTCATGGTGAATTTGGTgtccctggtcctgctggcccaAGA GGTGAGCGTGGTCCTCCTGGCGAGAGCGGCGCTGTTGGTCCCGCTGGTCCCATTGGCAGCCGTGGTCCCTCTGGCCCCCCAGGCCCCGATGGTAACAAG GGTGAGCCTGGCAAtgttggtgctgctggtgctcccggtcctgctggccctggtggAATCCCAGGAGAGAGAGGTGTTGCTGGTGTTCCAGGAGGCAAGGGTGAAAAG GGTGCCCCAGGTCTGAGAGGTGATACGGGTGCAACAGGAAGAGATGGTGCTCGT GGTCTGCCTGGTGCTATTGgtgctcctggccctgctggtggtgctggtgatCGG GGAGAAGGAGGTCCTGCTGGTCCTGCTGGTCCTGCTGGTGCCCGTGGTATCCCT GGTGAACGTGGTGAGCCTGGTCCTGTAGGTCCCAGTGGATTTGCTGGACCCCCT GGTGCAGCTGGTCAGCCTGGTGCTAAAGGCGAGCGCGGGCCCAAAGGACCTAAGGGTGAAACTGGACCAACTGGTGCCATTGGCCCAATCGGTGCTTCTGGACCACCA GGTcccactggtgctgctggtcctgctggcccTCGCGGTGATGCTGGTCCTCCT GGCATGACTGGtttccctggtgctgctggaagagTTGgtcctcctggccctgct GGCATCACTGGTCCCCCTGGTCCTCCTGGCCCAGCTGGCAAGGATGGTCCTCGAGGTCTGCGTGGTGATGTTGGGCCAGTTGGCCGCACTGGTGAACAAGGTATTGCTGGCCCACCTGGTTTTGCTGGTGAGAAAGGTCCATCTGGagaggctggtgctgct GGTCCTCCTGGTACCCCAGGTCCTCAGGGTATTCTTGGTGCTCCTGGTATCCTTGGTCTGCCTGGCTCTCGGGGAGAACGTGGTCTTCCAGGCATCTCTGGAGCAACA GGTGAACCTGGTCCCCTGGGTGTTTCTGGTCCTCCTGGTGCCCGTGGTCCCTCTGGTCCTGTGGGTTCTCCTGGTCCAAATGGTGCTCCTGGTGAAGCTGGACGTGAT GGCAATCCTGGTAATGATGGTCCTCCAGGCCGTGATGGTGCTCCTGGCTTCAAG GGTGAGCGTGGTGCTCCTGGTAATCCTGGTCCCAGCGGTGCTCTGGGTGCCCCTGGTCCTCATGGCCAAGTTGGTCCTTCTGGAAAGCCTGGAAACCGTGGTGAACCT GGCCCTGCTGGTGCTGTCGGTCCTGCTGGTGCTTTTGGTCCAAGAGGTCTTGCT GGCCCACAAGGTCCCCGTGGTGAGAAAGGTGTGCCTGGTGATAAGGGGCCAAGAGGTCTGCCTGGCTTGAAGGGACACAATGGATTGCAGGGTCTTCCTGGTCTTGCT GGCCAACATGGTGATCAAGGTCCTCCTGGTAACATTGGCCCTGCTGGCCCAAGG GGTCCACCTGGTCCTTCTGGTCCTCCTGGTAAAGATGGTCGCAATGGTCTCCCTGGACCTATTGGCCCTGCTGGTGTGCGTGGCTCTCACGGTCACCAAGGTCCTGCT GGCCCTCCTGGCCCTCCTGGTCCCCCTGGGCCCCCTGGTCCCAATGGTGGTGGATATGAAGTTGGCTTTGATGCAGAATACTACCGGGCTGATCAGCCTTCTCTCAGACCCAAGGATTATGAAGTTGATGCCACTCTGAAAACACTGAACAACCAAATTGAGACCCTGCTGACCCCAGAAGGCTCCAAAAAGAACCCAGCTCGCACCTGCCGTGACCTCAGACTTAGCCACCCAGAATGGAGCAGCG GCTTCTACTGGATTGACCCCAACCAAGGCTGCACTGCAGATGCCATTAGAGCATACTGTGATTTTTCTACTGGTGAGACATGCATCTATGCCAACCCCGACAATATTCCTGCTAAGAACTGGTATATCAACAAGAATCCCAAGGACAAGAAGCAGCACATATGGTTTGGTGAAACTATCAATGGTGGCAGCCAG TTTGAGTACAACAGTGAAGGAGTGACCTCCAAGGATATGGCCACCCAACTCGCCTTCATGCGTCTGCTGGCCAACCATGCCTCCCAGAACATCACCTACCACTGCAAGAACAGCATTGCCTACATGGATGCAGAAACTGGCAACCTTAAGAaggctgttgtgctgcaggGATCCAATGACGTCGAGCTGCGAGCTGAAGGCAACAGCAGATTCACTTTCAGTGTTCTTGAGGATGGCTGCTCT AGAAAGAACAACGAATGGGGCAAAACAATCATTGAATACAGAACAAATAAGCCATCCCGCTTGCCCATCCTTGACATTGCACCTTTGGATATTGGCGGCGCTGACCAAGAATTCGGTTTGGACATTGGCCCAGTCTGTTTTAAATGA